From the genome of Candidatus Nitrosocosmicus oleophilus, one region includes:
- a CDS encoding adenylosuccinate synthetase translates to MPCVVTVGGFYGDEGKGKVVAYLSIKDNYDIAARGGAGPNAGHTFVQNNKEFKVRMLPSAVLNKDTRLLIGAGVLIEPNILLKEIETFGTTDRTFVDFQCGIIEKIHQDKDKNSDHLKKLIGTTGTGTGPANADRALRSLKLAKDFPEIALFLEDVSNSINHSIDNKEKVLIEGTQGTFLSLFHGTYPFVTSKDVSASAICSDVGVGPKKIDEVLIVFKSYVTRVGEGPLNSEISSEQAKERNWLEYGSVTGRQRRSAPFDYDLAKKAIRINSATQVALTKLDIIFPESKGITDFSKLPLKAKEFVNNIESETGLPVTIIGTGAEIMDTIDRRNYK, encoded by the coding sequence ATGCCTTGTGTGGTCACTGTAGGTGGATTTTATGGAGATGAAGGGAAGGGAAAGGTAGTTGCATATCTTTCTATTAAGGATAATTACGACATAGCAGCTAGGGGTGGTGCTGGGCCTAATGCAGGTCATACTTTTGTTCAAAATAACAAAGAGTTCAAAGTTAGAATGTTACCTAGTGCAGTATTGAACAAGGATACTAGGTTATTAATTGGTGCAGGTGTCCTCATAGAACCGAACATATTATTGAAAGAAATAGAGACATTCGGGACTACCGATAGGACTTTTGTAGACTTTCAATGTGGTATTATAGAAAAAATTCATCAGGATAAGGATAAAAATAGTGATCATCTCAAGAAATTAATCGGTACTACGGGGACAGGGACTGGACCCGCGAATGCAGACCGAGCATTGCGAAGTCTAAAGCTTGCAAAGGATTTTCCAGAAATAGCCTTATTTTTGGAGGATGTTAGTAATTCCATTAACCATTCAATAGACAACAAGGAAAAGGTACTAATTGAAGGGACTCAAGGTACTTTTTTGTCACTATTTCACGGGACGTACCCTTTTGTAACATCAAAAGATGTTTCAGCTTCGGCCATTTGCTCTGATGTCGGGGTGGGCCCAAAAAAAATAGATGAGGTCTTAATTGTTTTTAAGTCGTATGTTACAAGGGTAGGTGAAGGACCATTAAATTCTGAAATAAGTAGCGAGCAAGCAAAAGAGAGAAATTGGTTAGAATACGGAAGCGTAACGGGAAGACAAAGAAGGTCAGCTCCATTTGATTACGACTTAGCAAAAAAAGCGATTCGAATTAATAGTGCAACACAAGTGGCGTTGACAAAATTAGACATTATTTTCCCAGAATCTAAAGGTATTACAGATTTTTCTAAATTACCTCTCAAAGCTAAAGAATTTGTGAATAATATTGAATCAGAGACAGGATTACCAGTAACTATTATAGGGACTGGAGCAGAGATAATGGATACGATAGATAGAAGAAATTACAAATAA
- the guaB gene encoding IMP dehydrogenase, producing MYFKEGLTFDDVLLVPKKSPIVSRSQTSLKTRLSSNVSLNVPIISANMDSVTESRMAIALAREGGIGIIHRFMTIQDQVEQVLKVKRSESVVIEQPYTIGPTSTIKEANSLMSENGISGLLVKDSNNKLCGILTRRDTVFERNLNVLVSDLMTKDVVSAKVGTTIDQAKEILHRNKIEKLPVINENGEISGLITGKDILKMEEYPNASKDKKGRLLVGAAVGVKGDYLERTESLLNNGADVIVVDIAHGHSDNAINTVKMIKKAFPSCELIAGNIATGRGTEDLIKAGVDAVKVGVGSGSICITRIVTGSGVPQLTAIIDSVKMGKKYDIPIISDGGTRTSGDMTKALAAGSSSVMIGSMFGGTDESPGKTLVKNGKKYKMYRGMASFYAALGRRYRENPDSSSDNEDLNDYVPEGVEAMVPYKGSVIEIIRQLVGGVRSGLSYCGANTIGEMQENAEFIKITLAGYKESHPHDVDVI from the coding sequence TTGTACTTCAAAGAAGGCCTCACCTTTGATGACGTTCTCTTGGTGCCTAAGAAATCACCTATCGTGTCTCGATCACAAACCAGTCTAAAAACAAGACTTTCTTCAAATGTTAGTCTTAATGTCCCGATTATAAGTGCCAACATGGATTCGGTGACCGAATCAAGAATGGCAATCGCATTAGCAAGAGAAGGGGGAATTGGAATAATACATAGATTCATGACTATCCAAGATCAAGTCGAACAAGTTTTAAAGGTAAAGCGGAGCGAATCTGTTGTTATTGAGCAACCTTATACGATTGGTCCTACTAGTACTATAAAGGAAGCTAACTCTTTAATGTCAGAAAATGGAATTTCCGGATTGTTAGTAAAAGATTCCAATAATAAACTCTGTGGAATATTGACACGCAGAGATACTGTTTTTGAAAGAAACTTAAATGTACTGGTCTCCGATCTGATGACTAAAGATGTAGTTTCTGCTAAAGTTGGTACTACTATAGATCAAGCTAAAGAAATTCTTCATAGGAATAAAATTGAGAAATTGCCCGTTATTAATGAAAACGGCGAGATTAGCGGACTTATTACTGGTAAAGATATATTGAAAATGGAGGAATATCCAAATGCTTCGAAAGATAAGAAAGGAAGACTGCTTGTTGGCGCCGCGGTAGGAGTAAAGGGTGATTACCTAGAAAGAACTGAATCGCTATTAAACAATGGAGCAGACGTAATTGTTGTAGATATAGCACATGGGCACAGTGACAACGCCATAAATACTGTAAAGATGATTAAAAAAGCATTTCCTTCTTGTGAGCTTATAGCTGGAAATATTGCAACTGGAAGGGGAACCGAAGATCTAATAAAAGCAGGAGTTGATGCAGTTAAGGTAGGCGTTGGGTCAGGTTCAATTTGTATCACCAGAATTGTTACTGGTTCTGGGGTTCCTCAATTAACAGCCATTATTGATAGTGTTAAGATGGGAAAGAAATATGATATCCCGATTATTTCCGATGGTGGAACTAGAACTTCAGGCGATATGACCAAGGCCTTAGCTGCTGGTTCGTCATCAGTCATGATAGGGAGTATGTTTGGGGGTACTGATGAAAGCCCTGGCAAGACCCTAGTGAAAAATGGTAAAAAATATAAAATGTATCGCGGTATGGCATCTTTTTATGCTGCTTTGGGACGAAGATATAGAGAAAACCCTGATTCAAGTTCAGATAACGAGGATTTAAATGACTATGTCCCAGAAGGCGTTGAAGCTATGGTGCCCTATAAAGGCAGCGTAATTGAAATTATACGACAACTTGTCGGTGGGGTAAGATCCGGGCTAAGCTATTGTGGAGCCAATACAATCGGCGAAATGCAGGAAAATGCAGAATTCATAAAAATTACTCTAGCAGGTTATAAGGAGAGCCATCCACACGATGTAGACGTAATTTAA
- a CDS encoding prohibitin family protein yields MVDFFKSKRNRRITPDGEPLEDVGGGGGFGFSSPLKIAIPAIIAIIIIFVVLTSSLKIVEAGNRGVLLKFGAVDTSVSLSEGLHFVLPFRDSIVPMEVRTQKIVESTTSASKDLQNVATEVALNYRINPDTVPILYKEIGLDYSNRVIVPTIQESVKQVTARYNAEELITKRDQVKSEIEEQIEARLTPYNIIMDTISITDFQFSDQFVQAVEAKVQAEQRALQAQNELRRIQIEAQQTEARALGEQKANIANAEGLRQANILKAQGESEAIKIIDVQLQNSSTYLDWLKTQRWDGKLPLVTGSSGGAGGGSDVGAIPFIEIPLGSAAESTQLAHNSTLNSTQ; encoded by the coding sequence ATGGTAGATTTTTTTAAATCTAAGCGAAATAGGCGAATTACACCAGATGGGGAACCACTGGAAGATGTTGGCGGTGGAGGTGGATTTGGTTTTTCTAGTCCATTAAAAATAGCTATACCTGCAATAATTGCTATTATTATTATTTTTGTTGTACTGACCTCTAGTTTGAAGATTGTTGAGGCTGGTAACCGTGGCGTATTACTAAAATTTGGTGCAGTTGATACCTCGGTATCTTTGAGCGAAGGATTGCATTTTGTATTACCGTTCAGGGATTCAATAGTGCCAATGGAAGTTCGAACCCAAAAAATTGTTGAGAGCACCACTTCAGCTTCAAAAGACCTTCAAAATGTGGCGACAGAAGTCGCGTTGAATTATCGAATCAACCCAGACACTGTTCCAATATTGTATAAAGAGATAGGTCTTGATTATTCTAACCGGGTTATAGTTCCAACAATTCAGGAGTCTGTTAAGCAAGTAACTGCGAGATATAACGCAGAAGAGTTGATTACTAAAAGAGATCAAGTTAAATCTGAAATAGAGGAACAAATAGAGGCTAGGTTAACTCCTTACAATATCATTATGGACACAATATCAATCACTGACTTCCAATTTTCAGATCAATTTGTTCAAGCAGTGGAAGCTAAGGTCCAGGCCGAACAGCGTGCACTCCAGGCTCAAAATGAACTTCGCAGAATACAAATCGAAGCCCAACAAACGGAAGCTAGGGCATTAGGTGAACAGAAGGCAAATATAGCGAACGCAGAAGGTCTTCGACAAGCAAACATATTAAAAGCACAAGGTGAATCCGAAGCCATAAAGATTATTGATGTTCAGCTTCAAAATAGCAGTACATACTTAGATTGGTTAAAGACTCAAAGATGGGATGGAAAACTTCCCTTAGTAACTGGAAGCAGCGGTGGTGCAGGTGGAGGTAGTGACGTTGGCGCTATTCCTTTCATAGAAATCCCATTGGGTTCGGCAGCTGAATCAACGCAATTAGCACACAACTCTACTTTGAATTCGACACAATAA